In a genomic window of Callithrix jacchus isolate 240 chromosome 22, calJac240_pri, whole genome shotgun sequence:
- the ANKRD24 gene encoding ankyrin repeat domain-containing protein 24 isoform X12: MLACEGASPETVEVLLQGGAQLGITDVLGQDAAHYGALAGDKLILHLLQEAAQRPSPPSEDDSGEASSQNSMSSHGKQGAPKKRKAPPPPASIPVPDDQDAYEEIVRLRQERGRLLQKIRGLEQHKERRQQESPEASSLHSLERQVQELQQLLAERQEEKESLGREVESLQSRLSLLENERENTSYDVATLQDEEGELPDFPGAEVLLSRQLSPSAQERLASLQEQVLALTRQNQELMEKVQILENFEKDETQMEVEGPAEVIPLALYDSLRAEFDQLRRQHAEALQALRQLETRKFPREEGAACGENEGAGATATKNGPTHVELNGSVVPETKVNGAETTDEEAARDETMEARTMEAASTGAEDKGAEATESKPTWADVRDMETVEEESNTETKPTGAEATDTEATGVVATKTKAEEAEMPAYEVGARQAEPPVTGTTNMEATSSRATGMEATGVHATGVENPGVEATAPGASTGPILHPGAAEASEKLQVELETRIRGLEEALRQREREAAAELEVALGKCEAAEAEAGRLRERVREAEGSGASGGGGGSGIDTTQLRAALEQAREDLRERDSRLRELEAASASLDEARASRLLAEEDARGLRAELAQREEARLEQSRELEVLREQLATARATGEQQRSAAAELGRARDAAEARVAELASACEEARQGLAELREASEALRQSVVPASEHRRLQEEALELRGRAAGLEQEVVATGKEAARLRAELERERVCSVALSEHERIVGALQANVAQLEGQLEELGRRHEKTSAEVFQVQREALFMKSERHAAEAQLATAEQQLRGLRAEAERARQAQSRAQEALDKAKEKDKKITELSKEVFSLKEALKEQPAALAPPEVEALRDQVKGLQRQLQEAARDHSSVVALYRSHLLYAIQGQMDEEVQQILSQILQMQRLQAQGR, encoded by the exons ATGCTGGCCTGTGAAGGGGCCAGCCCGGAAACAGTGGAGGTCCtgctgcagggcggagcccagcTGGGCATCACCGATGTGCTGGGGCAGGACGCGGCTCACTATGGCGCCCTGGCGGGGGACAAACTCATCCTGCACCTGCTGCAGGAGGCGGCCCAGCGCCCCTCCCCACCCAGCG AGGATGACTCAGGCGAGGCGTCATCTCAG AATTCTATGTCCAGCCATGGAAAGCAGGGGGCCCCCAAGAAACGGAAAGCGCCTCCACCTCCCGCCAGCATCCCCGTGCCG GATGACCAAGATGCCTACGAGGAGATCGTGAGGCTGCGACAGGAGAGGGGCCGCCTCCTGCAGAAGATCCGGGGCCTGGAACAGCACAAGGAACGGAGGCAGCAGGAG TCCCCGGAGGCCAGCTCCCTGCACAGCCTGGAGAGACAG GTGCAAGAGCTGCAGCAGCTACTggcagagaggcaggaggagaaggagagccTGGGACGGGAGGTGGAGAGTCTGCAGAGCCGGCTGTCCCTGCTGGAG AACGAGCGGGAGAATACCAGCTATGACGTGGCCACCCTGCAGGATGAGGAGGGTGAGCTGCCTGACTTTCCAG GTGCCGAGGTGCTGCTATCCAGGCAGCTCAGCCCATCAGCCCAGGAACGCTTGGCCTCGCTGCAGGAGCAGGTGCTTGCACTCACCAGGCAGAATCAGGAACTGATGGAGAAGGTCCAG aTCCTGGAGAACTTTGAGAAGGACGAGACACAGATGGAGGTGGAAGGTCCGGCTGAGGTCATCCCTCTTGCCCTCTACGACTCTCTCCGGGCCGAGTTTGACCAGCTGCGCAGGCAGCACGCTGAGGCCCTGCAGGCACTGAGGCAGCTGGAGACACGGAAGTTCCCCAGAGAAGAGGGGGCAGCCTGTGGGGAAAATGAGGGTGCTGGAGCCACAGCCACCAAAAACGGGCCAACCCACGTGGAGCTAAATGGCTCAGTGGTTCCAGAAACCAAAGTTAATGGAGCCGAGACTACAGATGAGGAGGCTGCAAGAGATGAAACAATGGAAGCCAGGACTATGGAAGCTGCATCCACAGGCGCTGAGGACAAGGGAGCTGAGGCCACAGAATCAAAACCCACGTGGGCTGATGTGAGAGACATGGAGACTGTAGAAGAGGAATCAAATACAGAAACTAAGCCCACAGGAGCTGAGGCCACAGACACAGAGGCCACAGGAGTGGTGgccacaaaaacaaaagcagaggaaGCAGAAATGCCAGCCTACGAAGTGGGTGCTAGGCAAGCAGAGCCCCCAGTCACTGGGACCACAAACATGGAAGCCACCAGCTCTAGGGCCACAGGGATGGAGGCCACGGGAGTCCATGCCACGGGTGTGGAAAACCCAGGGGTAGAGGCCACAGCCCCAGGAGCCTCTACTGGACCCATCTTACATCCTGGTGCCGCAGAGGCCTCGGAAAAGCTTCAAgtggagctggagaccaggaTTCGCGGCCTGGAGGAAGCACTCCGGCAGCGGGAGCGGGAGGCAGCCGCTGAGCTGGAGGTGGCCCTTGGGAAGTGTGAGGCtgcggaggccgaggcgggccggCTGCGAGAGCGTGTCCGTGAAGCCGAGGGCAGTGGGGCCAGTGGGGGCGGCGGCGGCAGTGGCATCGACACCACACAGCTACGGGCGGCCCTGGAACAGGCCCGGGAGGACCTCCGAGAGAGGGACTCCCGCCTGCGGGAGCTGGAGGCGGCCTCGGCCAGCCTGGATGAGGCTCGGGCCAGCCGGCTGCTGGCGGAGGAGGATGCCCGGGGCCTGCGGGCGGAGCTGGCGCAGCGGGAGGAGGCGCGGCTGGAGCAGAGCCGGGAGCTGGAGGTGCTGCGTGAGCAGCTGGCCACGGCCAGGGCCACGGGGGAGCAGCAGCGCTCGGCGGCCGCGGAGCTGGGCCGGGCCCGGGATGCGGCCGAGGCCCGGGTGGCTGAGCTGGCGTCGGCCTGCGAGGAGGCGCGGCAGGGGCTGGCAGAGCTGCGGGAGGCCTCCGAGGCCCTCCGCCAGTCCGTGGTGCCGGCCTCTGAGCACCGCCGGCTGCAGGAGGAAGCCCTAGAGTTGCGCGGCCGGGCAGCCGGTCTGGAGCAGGAGGTGGTGGCCACTGGCAAGGAGGCCGCCCGGCTGCGCGCGGAGCTGGAGCGCGAGCGCGTGTGCAGCGTGGCACTCTCGGAGCACGAGCGCATCGTGGGCGCCCTGCAGGCCAACGTGGcccagctggaggggcagctggaggagctgggacGGCGGCATGAGAAGACCAGTGCCGAGGTCTTCCAG GTGCAGCGTGAGGCCCTGTTCATGAAGAGTGAGCGACACGCGGCGGAGGCGCAGCTGGCCACAGCAGAGCAGCAGCTACGGGGGCTGCGGGCCGAGGCAGAAAGAGCACGCCAGGCCCAGAGCCGGGCCCAGGAGGCCCTGGACAAGGCCAAGGAGAAGGACAAGAAG ATCACAGAACTCTCCAAAGAAGTCTTCAGTCTTAAGGAGGCCTTGAAGGAGCAGCCGGCTGCCCTGGCCCCCCCTGAGGTGGAGGCTCTCCGTGACCAGGTGAAGGGTTTACAGCGGCAGCTGCAG GAAGCTGCCAGGGACCACTCCAGTGTGGTGGCTTTGTACAGAAGCCACCTCCTGTACGCCATTCAG GGCCAGATGGATGAAGAGGTGCAGCAGATTCTCAGCCAGATTCTGCAGATGCAGAGACTCCAGGCTCAGGGCCGCTGA
- the ANKRD24 gene encoding ankyrin repeat domain-containing protein 24 isoform X11, whose product MLCSFKAHLNPQDRSGATPLIIAAQMCHTDLCRLLLQQGAAANNQDLQGRTALMLACEGASPETVEVLLQGGAQLGITDVLGQDAAHYGALAGDKLILHLLQEAAQRPSPPSEDDSGEASSQNSMSSHGKQGAPKKRKAPPPPASIPVPDDQDAYEEIVRLRQERGRLLQKIRGLEQHKERRQQERQLSLHRCSQVQELQQLLAERQEEKESLGREVESLQSRLSLLENERENTSYDVATLQDEEGELPDFPGAEVLLSRQLSPSAQERLASLQEQVLALTRQNQELMEKVQILENFEKDETQMEVEGPAEVIPLALYDSLRAEFDQLRRQHAEALQALRQLETRKFPREEGAACGENEGAGATATKNGPTHVELNGSVVPETKVNGAETTDEEAARDETMEARTMEAASTGAEDKGAEATESKPTWADVRDMETVEEESNTETKPTGAEATDTEATGVVATKTKAEEAEMPAYEVGARQAEPPVTGTTNMEATSSRATGMEATGVHATGVENPGVEATAPGASTGPILHPGAAEASEKLQVELETRIRGLEEALRQREREAAAELEVALGKCEAAEAEAGRLRERVREAEGSGASGGGGGSGIDTTQLRAALEQAREDLRERDSRLRELEAASASLDEARASRLLAEEDARGLRAELAQREEARLEQSRELEVLREQLATARATGEQQRSAAAELGRARDAAEARVAELASACEEARQGLAELREASEALRQSVVPASEHRRLQEEALELRGRAAGLEQEVVATGKEAARLRAELERERVCSVALSEHERIVGALQANVAQLEGQLEELGRRHEKTSAEVFQVQREALFMKSERHAAEAQLATAEQQLRGLRAEAERARQAQSRAQEALDKAKEKDKKITELSKEVFSLKEALKEQPAALAPPEVEALRDQVKGLQRQLQEAARDHSSVVALYRSHLLYAIQGQMDEEVQQILSQILQMQRLQAQGR is encoded by the exons ATGCTCTGCTCCTTTAAGGCGCATCTAAACCCCCAAGATCGG TCAGGCGCAACACCCCTCATTATAGCAGCTCAGATGTGTCACACAGACCTGTGCCGTCTCCTTCTGCAGCAAGGGGCTGCCGCGAACAATCAGGACCTGCAAGGCAG GACGGCCCTGATGCTGGCCTGTGAAGGGGCCAGCCCGGAAACAGTGGAGGTCCtgctgcagggcggagcccagcTGGGCATCACCGATGTGCTGGGGCAGGACGCGGCTCACTATGGCGCCCTGGCGGGGGACAAACTCATCCTGCACCTGCTGCAGGAGGCGGCCCAGCGCCCCTCCCCACCCAGCG AGGATGACTCAGGCGAGGCGTCATCTCAG AATTCTATGTCCAGCCATGGAAAGCAGGGGGCCCCCAAGAAACGGAAAGCGCCTCCACCTCCCGCCAGCATCCCCGTGCCG GATGACCAAGATGCCTACGAGGAGATCGTGAGGCTGCGACAGGAGAGGGGCCGCCTCCTGCAGAAGATCCGGGGCCTGGAACAGCACAAGGAACGGAGGCAGCAGGAG AGGCAGCTGAGCCTCCACCGCTGCTCCCAGGTGCAAGAGCTGCAGCAGCTACTggcagagaggcaggaggagaaggagagccTGGGACGGGAGGTGGAGAGTCTGCAGAGCCGGCTGTCCCTGCTGGAG AACGAGCGGGAGAATACCAGCTATGACGTGGCCACCCTGCAGGATGAGGAGGGTGAGCTGCCTGACTTTCCAG GTGCCGAGGTGCTGCTATCCAGGCAGCTCAGCCCATCAGCCCAGGAACGCTTGGCCTCGCTGCAGGAGCAGGTGCTTGCACTCACCAGGCAGAATCAGGAACTGATGGAGAAGGTCCAG aTCCTGGAGAACTTTGAGAAGGACGAGACACAGATGGAGGTGGAAGGTCCGGCTGAGGTCATCCCTCTTGCCCTCTACGACTCTCTCCGGGCCGAGTTTGACCAGCTGCGCAGGCAGCACGCTGAGGCCCTGCAGGCACTGAGGCAGCTGGAGACACGGAAGTTCCCCAGAGAAGAGGGGGCAGCCTGTGGGGAAAATGAGGGTGCTGGAGCCACAGCCACCAAAAACGGGCCAACCCACGTGGAGCTAAATGGCTCAGTGGTTCCAGAAACCAAAGTTAATGGAGCCGAGACTACAGATGAGGAGGCTGCAAGAGATGAAACAATGGAAGCCAGGACTATGGAAGCTGCATCCACAGGCGCTGAGGACAAGGGAGCTGAGGCCACAGAATCAAAACCCACGTGGGCTGATGTGAGAGACATGGAGACTGTAGAAGAGGAATCAAATACAGAAACTAAGCCCACAGGAGCTGAGGCCACAGACACAGAGGCCACAGGAGTGGTGgccacaaaaacaaaagcagaggaaGCAGAAATGCCAGCCTACGAAGTGGGTGCTAGGCAAGCAGAGCCCCCAGTCACTGGGACCACAAACATGGAAGCCACCAGCTCTAGGGCCACAGGGATGGAGGCCACGGGAGTCCATGCCACGGGTGTGGAAAACCCAGGGGTAGAGGCCACAGCCCCAGGAGCCTCTACTGGACCCATCTTACATCCTGGTGCCGCAGAGGCCTCGGAAAAGCTTCAAgtggagctggagaccaggaTTCGCGGCCTGGAGGAAGCACTCCGGCAGCGGGAGCGGGAGGCAGCCGCTGAGCTGGAGGTGGCCCTTGGGAAGTGTGAGGCtgcggaggccgaggcgggccggCTGCGAGAGCGTGTCCGTGAAGCCGAGGGCAGTGGGGCCAGTGGGGGCGGCGGCGGCAGTGGCATCGACACCACACAGCTACGGGCGGCCCTGGAACAGGCCCGGGAGGACCTCCGAGAGAGGGACTCCCGCCTGCGGGAGCTGGAGGCGGCCTCGGCCAGCCTGGATGAGGCTCGGGCCAGCCGGCTGCTGGCGGAGGAGGATGCCCGGGGCCTGCGGGCGGAGCTGGCGCAGCGGGAGGAGGCGCGGCTGGAGCAGAGCCGGGAGCTGGAGGTGCTGCGTGAGCAGCTGGCCACGGCCAGGGCCACGGGGGAGCAGCAGCGCTCGGCGGCCGCGGAGCTGGGCCGGGCCCGGGATGCGGCCGAGGCCCGGGTGGCTGAGCTGGCGTCGGCCTGCGAGGAGGCGCGGCAGGGGCTGGCAGAGCTGCGGGAGGCCTCCGAGGCCCTCCGCCAGTCCGTGGTGCCGGCCTCTGAGCACCGCCGGCTGCAGGAGGAAGCCCTAGAGTTGCGCGGCCGGGCAGCCGGTCTGGAGCAGGAGGTGGTGGCCACTGGCAAGGAGGCCGCCCGGCTGCGCGCGGAGCTGGAGCGCGAGCGCGTGTGCAGCGTGGCACTCTCGGAGCACGAGCGCATCGTGGGCGCCCTGCAGGCCAACGTGGcccagctggaggggcagctggaggagctgggacGGCGGCATGAGAAGACCAGTGCCGAGGTCTTCCAG GTGCAGCGTGAGGCCCTGTTCATGAAGAGTGAGCGACACGCGGCGGAGGCGCAGCTGGCCACAGCAGAGCAGCAGCTACGGGGGCTGCGGGCCGAGGCAGAAAGAGCACGCCAGGCCCAGAGCCGGGCCCAGGAGGCCCTGGACAAGGCCAAGGAGAAGGACAAGAAG ATCACAGAACTCTCCAAAGAAGTCTTCAGTCTTAAGGAGGCCTTGAAGGAGCAGCCGGCTGCCCTGGCCCCCCCTGAGGTGGAGGCTCTCCGTGACCAGGTGAAGGGTTTACAGCGGCAGCTGCAG GAAGCTGCCAGGGACCACTCCAGTGTGGTGGCTTTGTACAGAAGCCACCTCCTGTACGCCATTCAG GGCCAGATGGATGAAGAGGTGCAGCAGATTCTCAGCCAGATTCTGCAGATGCAGAGACTCCAGGCTCAGGGCCGCTGA